In Candidatus Rokuibacteriota bacterium, the following are encoded in one genomic region:
- a CDS encoding anthranilate phosphoribosyltransferase, whose amino-acid sequence ALVVGGKAKDLKEGVALAGHSIDSGSARAKLEALIVLSQRLAQEK is encoded by the coding sequence GGCGCTGGTCGTCGGGGGAAAAGCGAAGGATCTCAAGGAAGGCGTCGCGCTGGCCGGCCACTCGATCGACTCAGGATCAGCGCGTGCCAAGCTGGAAGCGCTGATCGTCCTCTCCCAGCGGCTCGCCCAGGAGAAATAG